The genomic region TATGTTTGTTAACAGATGTTATAGATTTAAAATTGAAAACAGAATTGTGTTTTCGTGATTGATCATTGCTCAGGTACTCCAGCCCATCCCTAGAATTTAATGCACTGTCTTGCTGGCACTGCAAACAGACACTGCACATTTGAATTTtgcaaataaatcattttagtCTATACATGGTTGTTACAGCTGAGACTATGTGTGGGAGTTGCGACTGTTTTTCCACAGACCCGGATTCGTTTGATGCCTGCGCGGGAGACCTGCTGGCAGTCATAGAGCTCAATGCGTTCCAGACGCTGGCAACTCTTGAGGTGCTCCAGTGTGATGTCTGTGATTAAGGGGCAGTTGTCCAACTCCACGACCTGCAGACGCTCCTGACCACACACACTGCTGCTCAGATGTCTGATTCCATCATCTGTTATCAACTCACAGTGTGACAGGCtctagaaaacacacacacacacacacacacacacacacacacacacagaagtgAGCAGGCAAAAACAAATGTATGTGCTCTACAATTCCTTTACAGAAAGCCATAAATAACAAGCATGGAAGCAATACTCCCACACATTCTCTCTCTTAAACACTTCTTGGCACTCACCAGCGCCTGCAGCCGAGGGCAGTGGATTGAGAGCTGAACCAGGGTGTTATCAGTCACCTGAATTGGACGTACAGACACAGAACATTAATTTTAGCATGCCAACTAACCAGGATAAACTGCTGCGTGGAAACAGACACAGCTCTAAAGcagtaaaaagaaaaacctcAGGATTTCTTTAATACTGCACAAattaaagtataataaatcaAAACTGTCAATGACAAACCATATATTCTATTGCATATGTATCACATTTGAAGACaacattttatgtgttttttaataTACACTATTTAGggtcattttttaaaagaaattaatacttttattcagcatgtatgcgttaaactgatcaaaagtgaaagatatttataatgttaaaaaagatttatatctgaaatacatttaaactgtctattcatcaaataatactgaacaaatacaacacagtttccacaaaaatatgaagcagcacaactgttttcaacattgattataatcagaaatgtttcttgagcagcaaatcatcctattagaatgatttctgaaggatcatgtgacactgaagactggagtaatgatgctgaaaattcaacctggccatcaaaggaataaaattacatttcaataaatacttagggaaaaaaaaacagtttttaaactgtaataacttataaagttatttatatttatatatatatatatatatatatatatatatatatatatatatatatatatatatataaaatatataaataaaatgtgaatttatatattaatttatataaatatatacatatatatatatatatatatacatatatatatatatatatatatatatatatatatatatatatatgtatatatttatataaattaatatataaattcacattttatttatatatttttatatatatatatatatatatatatatatattagtttatattaatattactaataatttgattttgtatatatatatatatatatatatatatatatatatatatatatatatatatatatatataaaataaaatgtgaatttatatattaatttatataaattttattatatatatatatatatatatatatatatatatatatatatatatataaaaataaaatgtgaatttatatattaatttatattaatattattatatatatttgatatatatatatatatatatatatatatatatatatatatatatatatatatatatatatatatatatatattagtttatattaatattactaataatttgattttgtatatatatatataaataaaatgtgaatttatataaacttgtatatttatattaattcattacacacagactgatgtatattaaataaataatacatttgaaatataagtttatgtgaccagcacctgtacatatATCTTTTCTGAATTATGGATTTAATATAAACTCACCAAAATACATTCCTCTAAATCCATCTTCTCCAATTCATGACAATTCTAAAACAGAAGGAATAGCTTGTTTAAGAATCCTGTCATATCAGCGAAGTCATCCAGCTCAAAGCATGCTCTCCGAATCCTGGGTTGTTTTGGGGTGTTTGTGTGATTACTCACTCTGGCAAGAACAGTAAAACCAGCATCAGTCACATGTGAGCAGCGAGCAGCCTCCAGGATCCTGAGGAAAACACAGGCAATGTGAGTGAATGActctgtgtgggtgtgtgtgtatgtgcttgTCTGCATACAGATGAAGAAAGCTTTACTTGAGCCATTGGCAGTTGAGGCCGAGGGCAGTCAGAGAAGCGTCTGTGATGTTGCTGCAACCAGACACACAAACCATCTGCAGTTTGTGACAACCCCGGCACAAACTCACAAAGCCATCATCTGTGATTTGCTGCAAGATGGATAAACCGTCTTAGTGTTCTGATGTGTATTGtgcgtttgtttgtttttaatatgcaaTAATTAACTCCAGTATTGTAACAAGTCAAAGTCTTACTGTGCATGATTGCATGTTGATTGTCATGAGCTCAGGACAGTGCTTTTGAAGGTGCTTCAGTGCAGTATCATCAAGCtgaaatgacatatttaaagaaGATCTATTAGTTTAATAGGTGTTTGAATGGTAAAAATACACTTGctcatttttttataatttgcaTAAATCAAAAGCAGTCTCTTCAAATGAGTCGATTCAGATTCACCCCTATGATAACCCGCCCACAGCCGGTGACAATCTGCTTCAGcattataaccgtaattaaactaaactatacctgttctatctccatgcagcatgtattctctggctctgtaggcatcttacaacagttcccataCGGGCACCTGTACAGCGATTTATAGATAACATGCTAATCGATGACTTACAGATCCACATCAACTCCATAAATTCATCAAGTAACCATCCAGAAACATCCTGTTGCATTcttgtcacttcttcttgagtctccgGTTCGAACCTATAAGGCTGAACAACGctactgacagtttctgacattttcagtgcgtgagattgtcctgttttgttgttgccagTATGCCGGAGcttgagctcttgaagctccgccctcttcttgaaagggggccgggagcaccagctcatttgcatttaaagggacacacacaaagtttttttactcaccccaaaaaagtggcaattttaacatgctataaaaatgatctgtggggtatttttagctgaaatttcacagacacattctggggacttatattacaataggtcccctttaaagtgaccattaaatcaaaattgacaattcttgtttttttaatggaatatcgcagtatttattatgaatagtttatccgtgcacatcttttttttattcatgtgcTCTCATAATCTTTAACCGAAATAACCCCCCCACCCTTTGCAGACAGTGACATCTCTTCTGTTCTCCAATGATGCATTTAGTGgtgtgagggcggggcaaactgtcactcacatgagatcgaccaatagcaaatcacaaccatccaatcaattcccgattgccaaaatcaagccccgccctacatttttttgttcaagaagcatttcacttggatatacatcacaatagggaatgAAACACTATCGCAGCTTTCGTTTCATGCCGTCTTCAACAATAATCATGAATGCTTTAGtgttttgtgtgagtgtgtgtttttatatatgcGTGTACCTGTGTGCAACCTCTCAGAAACAAAGCTCTGAGACCTATGCAGCCACGGCTGAGAGCCTCGATGCCATCACTCGTGATCTGATCACACCAGGACAGGTTCAGATTCTCCAACATCCGACAGCCCTCACTAGTAGACAGAAAGAGCAAATACAGAGGGTATGAAGCaaccaaaatatttaaaaataactcaAACACCACTGCACTATCCAAACCTAAAAACACAATCCAAAATGTAcaataccgttcaaaagtttggggtcactaAGATTAAAATTAacctttattcagcaaagatgcattcaattgatcaaaagtgacagtaaagacatttataatgttacaaaagatttcaaattGATGCCGTTCTTTCTAAtatctttttattcatcaaaagatcctgaaaaaaatgtatcatggtttccacaaaaatatgaagcagtataactgttttcaacattgataattataataagaaatgtttttgagcagcaaatcagcatattaaaattatttctgaaggatcatgtgacactgaagactggagtaatgatgctgaaaattcagctttacatcacagaaataaattacattttaaaatatacagaaatagaaaacagttatcttaaattgtaatactatttcacaatattacagtttttactgtattttttaaaacaaattaatgcagccttggtgagcataagagacttctttctaaaacattacaaaaaaatcttactaaccccaaacttttgaatggtagtgtagaaATTTAAAAGATgattaaacttttgaacagctaaccaatagaattaaaaaaaaaaaaaataataataataataattcaacagAAAAcacaattaattaaattattaaaatattataaattttcattttcaggtgatAATAAACCCTGTTGTGAAGATCAATTTAAACCATCcaaaatttcttttaaaataataactattttattttcaaaatatgttttcTGTATTTCAAACTATACCATGTGCTGTAAAGGTGTGGGAATGTAAACActaattttctgaaatgtctAACAATGAGTTAATAATTGTTCCTAAGCCACTGTTTAAATATTCACTCTCAGAATTTCCTGTTTCACCAGCTCATATACAGTATAATCTACCGCAGCTGTGGAAAAGATTCATTAAAGAAAGTTGACAGAGGTGACAGACTTTACAATCATTAACAAAGTCACCCTCTCGACACAATGAAATCCATTCAGAGCTTTAATTTAACACTTCCTGGTTTAGTTTTAAAGACTCTTTAATGTCAAGTGTTAGCTTTGAGGTCATCTATATGGCAGTGTATtccttaaaaatgaaaattttgcaGACAGAGGAGTTTAAAAAACATACAAGTGCCTTTCACTCATGGCAAAAGCAATCAAAAACCTGTTTTGCGCTCAAGTATTTATGGCTTAAcgaccaaaacaaaacaaatcacccAGCTTAAATTTTGACCCCCTAGCCCTGATAACTTCCCCCCACCTTAAGGCCTTAAGTGCATGATTGGTGATGGACACGCAGGAGGTCAGGTCAAGGTGACGGAGTTTGGAGCAGAACTTGCTAAGGCTGATGCAGGTGGAGTCCGTGATCTTGGTACAGCCGTTGAGGTTCAGATGTTCAATGTTGCGACAGTTCTGAGCAAAGGTCCTGTCAAATCAAATTAAACCTCTTATGTTAAACTGAAAAActacacactaaaaaaaaaaatcaaaacaacagcagcaacaaatGATCCTTAAATCATGTCCGAACCAGCCGCAATACGACAGGTTTCCAACGACAAGCCATTTGTCACAGTGAAAGCTAAACTGCTGCACAATCCAATCGGATATTCAGAAGATATGTGATATATAATGTacaattgtattaaaagggatGTAGGACCAATGAGATTTCACAGTGGGCGGGGTCAATGAGAAATAGAAACCACTAAAATTCCATTCAAAACCAAGCGTTCAACAAAATGCCCAATCGTGCTTCACAAATCACAGCCAGTGAGAACAAAAACTGATTTACTGaaaaaacttaaagggttagtttacccaaaaatgaaaattctgtcatcgtttactcacccttatgttgttccaaacctgtatgaatttcttctaaaaagaagatattttaaagaatgttggtaaccaaacagttccTACGATGTCAAtagtcaatggctaccatcaaATGTCTGGTTacacatattcttcaaaatatcttctttttacaacacaagaaagaaagacatacaggtttggaacatcttgagggtgagtaagtgatgacagaattttccatttatgggtgaactatcccaaaAATgcctttatgtataatgcattattcataATGTACTTGGGAGTACATTATATCTGTtaaccaaagttaaaatgcattataatttttGCAGATTGGTTGTTTGccatgtgttttaatgcattgtacTTTCTAAAAGTGTAACAATAAATAGATaagtattataatgtattataactgtggttacaattattcatgagatcattcaatgcattataaggtgcattacaaggcataattaatgcattaaaaatacttttataatgcataatatataaaggctttaagtaaagtgttactgaaataATTTTTATCACTTGCCACGTTGAGTTGCTTAAATGCACCCAAGTGCTGACTGAACAGGTTCATTAACTGCATGTACTgtgcaatccttaatttaattaacaaaaaagTACTGTGGCTCACTTCATGGATGCATCACCAACACTGAGGCAACCCCGAAGACTGAGCTGCCTCAAAAAACCCCCACATCGCTTTGAGATGTTCTCCACCACACGTCCCTGAGAGAAAgacacgagagagagagagagagctcagGCACAGAGGATCAGGGATGACGTTACAGTCTATGGATTCAGTAGGAAAGCCTACTGACCCAGTGTTAATCCCACACACAGACAATTTACAGCACACAGCAACATATTACAGATGAAATACTGGGACATACAAAGCAAAAGCCAATAACACACAAGATTGTATCTGCAAACACAAACCAAAACATTTACTTTAGACATGCTTTTTCACCTCAATATCCGTCTGAAAGTTGAAGAGATCAATCTTCTGCCAGTTGCTTCCATCTAATGCGAGAACATTCCAAGCCTGTTCCTCCGCAGAGAAAAGGAGGAAACATTTTTAGCAAACTACCTTCATTCTTGAccgttttgtttaattttaactAAACAAGCAGTTGAACACACCTTAGATACTTGAGCACACCTGCACAATGTGACTACATCCAGGTAGGAGAAAATCCTGAAATAAAGAGAGATTTTTGATTACTTGTTAATTAATGTCTTTTTCCTCTCTAGCCACTTCCTGTAATGCTTTGGCAGAACGTGCAATACAGAAAATATGTAATGCAATctgaatttgaaaaaaaaaaaaaaaaaaaaaaaaaattgagagaGAACAATCAATAGAATACATGGAAagatagaacaacagaacaaagcaatagatagatagatagataaacaacagacagaatgatagaacaatataTAGAATGACAGAgaaagatagaacgatagatagatggaaagatagaatgacagaatgatgatagatagaatgttaAATAGAAGGATCGATGgatagaaggatagatagaatgatagaacagtAGAGATAGAAAGGTAGAATGATaaaagatagaatgatagaatgatagaacaatagagattgattgatggattgaacgatagatagaaggatagatagaatgatagatagaacaatagagataaaaagatagaatgatagaatgatagaaagaacgatagatagatagagaggaTGGATAtatagaatgacagatagaatgatggatagatagatagatagatagatagatagatagatagatagatagatagatagatagatagatagatagatagatagatagatagatagatagatagatagatagatagaacgagagatagaaagatagatagaaagatagatagatagaacgaaagAACGATAGCTAGAATgaaagaacgatagatagataaaaagaCAATTCTAGAATAATAgaatgatggatagatagatgacagaGAATAAAGAACGATAAGTAGAATAATACaatgatagaaagatagatagaatgaaag from Chanodichthys erythropterus isolate Z2021 chromosome 15, ASM2448905v1, whole genome shotgun sequence harbors:
- the fbxl2 gene encoding F-box/LRR-repeat protein 2 isoform X2 — protein: MLEQQSAPSMLLLLFWLCDGSRTAASPGFLRLPAQTRTASRPHVTAARLSHDSLIASVDKTRKRRCAQRSPRTVFIIDTATDMNGITKSRFEVFSNSDEALINKKLPKELLLRIFSYLDVVTLCRCAQVSKAWNVLALDGSNWQKIDLFNFQTDIEGRVVENISKRCGGFLRQLSLRGCLSVGDASMNEGCRMLENLNLSWCDQITSDGIEALSRGCIGLRALFLRGCTQLDDTALKHLQKHCPELMTINMQSCTQITDDGFVSLCRGCHKLQMVCVSGCSNITDASLTALGLNCQWLKILEAARCSHVTDAGFTVLARNCHELEKMDLEECILVTDNTLVQLSIHCPRLQALSLSHCELITDDGIRHLSSSVCGQERLQVVELDNCPLITDITLEHLKSCQRLERIELYDCQQVSRAGIKRIRAHLPEIKVHAYFAPVTPPPSVHGGGQRLCRCCVIL
- the fbxl2 gene encoding F-box/LRR-repeat protein 2 isoform X1, with product MLEQQSAPSMLLLLFWLCDGSRTAASPGFLRLPAQTRTASRPHVTAARLSHDSLIASVDKTRKRRCAQRSPRTVFIIDTATDMNGITKSRFEVFSNSDEALINKKLPKELLLRIFSYLDVVTLCRCAQVSKAWNVLALDGSNWQKIDLFNFQTDIEGRVVENISKRCGGFLRQLSLRGCLSVGDASMKTFAQNCRNIEHLNLNGCTKITDSTCISLSKFCSKLRHLDLTSCVSITNHALKALSEGCRMLENLNLSWCDQITSDGIEALSRGCIGLRALFLRGCTQLDDTALKHLQKHCPELMTINMQSCTQITDDGFVSLCRGCHKLQMVCVSGCSNITDASLTALGLNCQWLKILEAARCSHVTDAGFTVLARNCHELEKMDLEECILVTDNTLVQLSIHCPRLQALSLSHCELITDDGIRHLSSSVCGQERLQVVELDNCPLITDITLEHLKSCQRLERIELYDCQQVSRAGIKRIRAHLPEIKVHAYFAPVTPPPSVHGGGQRLCRCCVIL